In the genome of Sinorhizobium chiapasense, the window AAGGCAGGCCAGCTGGAAAGCGAGGCGGCCGGCCTCGAACTGCCCGACTTCTCGCCGGTCGGTGCCGGTTCCGGAGGTGCGCTCATGGAAGGCTTCGGCTCGGACTTCGGTTTCGACAGCACCGACGACCTGCTCAACATCGGCGAGGAGGGCAACTTCAACCGGCGCGTCAAGGAAGGACCGGAACGGCGGCTCTCGCGCATGGTGGAGATCAGCGAGGAGCGCGCCGCGAAGATCCTGCGCAAATGGGCCCTCGACCGCGCCGCCTGACCGACATTCGGCAAGGCAGACACTTTTCAGAAAAGTCCCGCCCGAGTGGCGGGATTTTTTGTGCGGCCGGATCAGTTCGGCCTGCGTGACGAACCCAGGGCCACGAATGCGAATTGTGGCTCTTGTCGAAATATTGGCTGAGCCCGGCGTGTATTGGCGACCGGATCGGGAATCGACATCAAGAATCCGCTGCCGCCCTCGGAGTCTCGGCCACGAGGTCCGGGATGAAAATTAACAATAAAGCAACCTTTGTAGATTCGGAGCCGCGATCGATGCCCAGACTGACGGTGCATCTACTGATCATCTCTATGTCCAATGCTGAGTTTTCGGCAAATATAGTTTGGGATATTCCAAATAAAATGGAAGAATGAGGGATTTCTATTCATGAATCGTCTCCGCGCAGACTGCGTCGAAATTGATGCATTTCGGCAACAGGCGTTGCGGTAAAGTAAATTTCGCTTTTATTTCGTTGGGAGCGTTTGGGCGAAAAAACAGGTTTGAGCGCCGCAGAAATCGCGCTCACGCGCCGGTTCAGAGGCGCCTTGGTCGTGTTCCGAGGAGCCGAAATTGCGTATAAAAATATTGAATATCAATGCGGTATGTTCAACAGGACCTTTCGGTCCGGATCCTGCTTGATTGGTCGCGAACCAAGCAATTGCAAATGATTTCATCGGTCATTGCCGAAGTAAACGGGCGGGCGGAGCCAGTGGTTTTTCCGCGGACGCGATGTACTGTTTAGGAACTGATTCGCGTCCTGATTTGCGGATGGCGGTGAATATCGGTTCCGGCCGGGCTGTCGGCGGCGATAGCAAGCGCATGTTCAGGGCGTCGAGTTCGGCACGGGGGCTGAGGTTATGGACATTTCGCAGGCAGGGGCCGTCTGGCCTTTGCAGACGGCCGCGCCGCATCGAAGCGGTCGCGAAATTTCAAAGGAACAACTGATCCAGCGGCTCGCTGAAACCGCCGAGCGCGGGGGGGTTGCAAACGCACTTGCGGCGCTGACGGATTATGTTGGTGCGACCCACTATCTGCTTGCGCGCCACGAACTGTCCCAGGACGGCGGGCTTGATAGCGTCGTCTGCTCCGATTGGCCGTTTGATGTCGTGCGACGGCTGGCGGGAATCGTCATGGGCCTGAACGCCAAGACGACCGAGCTGGAGAAGTGCCTCGCGGTTCTGCAGCCGTGCTTTCACACTATGCCGGATGACATAGACCTGACGCGCGGAGTGAGCCGGGAATATTGCGCCGTTGCTTTCAACGTCGGACGAACGCGGTTCTCGCTCATGCTCCTGTTCCCCGCGGACGTGATCCTGTCGCAGGTGGGCCTGCGCGATATTGCGCTGCTTGCCGCCTATGTCGCAAGCCTCAAGACCAGCGTCGATGCGCGGCAAGAGCGCGAATGCGAATTGACCGAGCGTGAAATCGAATGCCTGTTCTGGATTGCCGAAGGCAAGACGAGCGAGGAGATCGCCGTCATTCTCGGAATATCCCGCAACACCATCAATAACTACATCACCAGCGTGATGCGAAAGACTGCAACGCGAACGAGGTCGGAAGCGATCGCCCACGCCGTTCGCAACAATCTGGTTTAGGGGGGAGGCACCGATGGTTCATTTTGTCACAGGCAGTCGCCCCGACGACGATGGCCGACTGGCCAGGAATGGTCGAGCTGCTCGTGCGGCGACGCTGGTGACACGGCTGCAGGCGATGCAGCGGCTGATCAACGCTAGGAATTTCGCTGTTCTGCGCGTTAACGGCAGGGGCACAGCTGCGGCGCGCAAACTAACCTGCGCCCTTCACAATTGGGGCACTGCGTGCGAGGCAAACGCCCGCGAACTCATTGGTGTTTATGGCGAGGAGCTGCTCGCACATCTCGATCGATCTCTGCTGCCGGTCCTGTGGGATGGTCTGGGTGAGCATCACGCCGCCGAAGCCGCCGATTTCCGCCCGTTCGTGCAGCGGCTGCCAGGGCGAAAGCTTGCCTGTTCGGGGATCGCCTTTCCCGTCCGGCTCGGCGCCCAGGGCAACGGCTATGTCGTCTTTACCGGCAGCTATATCGATGCGTCCAGCGAGCAGGTCGTCGATCTGCATGCGCAGAGCTGCCACATCATGACGGATATGCTTGCGGCAGACGAAAGGCGGCTGTTTCAGGCGGAAGCGCTCAGCGACCGGGAGATCGCCTGCCTGCAGATGGCCGGCGACGGGCACATCAGCGAGGAAATCGCCGAGAAGATGGGTCTTTCCGTGCACACGGTGAACGCCTATCTCGGGGCGGCAACGACGAAGCTCGATTCCGTCAACCGCATCCAGGCGATCGCCAAGGCGATACGCCTCGGTTACATCAGCTGACGCCTTCGGACGCGGTGGCTCCTCAATTCTAGCTCGCGAGCGGAAGCGCGTAGGATTTGACGAATTTCGCCTCTTCCAGGCTTTTCGCGAGGAAGGCGGTGTTTTCGTCTGCATCCGTGGAGGGGTGCTGAAAGCTTATATGGCTGATCTCGACCCCAGCGGTGTCATTGCCGAGGGTCAGCCGCGCATAGATCGTAACGCCACGCGGCTTCAGTTCGAGGTCGAGGACGATCTCGGGGTTGCTGTCCCAATCCAGATTGTAGTTGCCGCCGAGACCGAAATTCACCGTGCCGGGGAGGAAGTAGAGCTCGGCGGCAGACTCCACGAGGTCGGCGAGGCTCGCATGGGACTCGAACCGTAAGAGCGCGATGAAGTCCGCAGCGTCGATCAGACGCAGTTCCGTCGCCACCGGGCGGATTGCTTCCGCCACTATCTGTTCGCGTTTTTCGGAGAATTCGCACTTTTTCATCGAGATCACGTCACCCGTTTTTGTTGCGGCTGAGCTGCATAAACCCGGTGAATGAGTTCCGCGACTGCCTTGTAAAACACCGGTGGAATCACACTATCCGCCGAGACTTGTGCAAACATGGAGCGTGCGAGCGGCGGATCCTCGAAGACCGGAATGCCGTTTTTTTCGGCAAGCTCGCGGATTTTGAGCGCAACCAGGTCCTGGCCCATGGCCACCACGACCGGCGCATCGTTCTCTTCGCGGACGTAACGCAGCGCGACGGCATAGTGGGTCGGGTTGGCGATCACCAGTGTGGCGCGCGGCACCGAGGAAATCATGCGCTTGCGCGCCCGGTCGCGCTGGATCGAGCGCAACCGCGACTTGACGATCGGATCGCCCTGGGACTGCTTCAGTTCCTCCTTTACCTCCTGCTTCGTCATCATGAGCTCCGTGTACCAGTGATGCCGCGTCCAGAAGAGGTCGACGATTGCAAGCACGGCCGTCGCCAGCAGGACCACGATCATGATCTGCTTGAGGTCGGACGTCATTGCCGTGAAAATCGTCACCGGATCGGAGAACATCAGGTCGAGCGTGGCGAAATAGTCGTTCCACAAAACGAGGACCACTATGGTCGAAACGACGACGATCTTGAACAAGGATTTGCCGAATTCGACCAGTCCCTGCACGCCGTAGATGCGCTTGAAGCCGACTGCAGGCGATATGCGGTTCATCTTCGGTTGAATGCGGTCGAGGACCGGGCGGGGGAGATTCTGGAAGATAGACGATCCGACGCCGAAGATGATGAGCAGCACGAAGATCGGCACGAGCAGCGCCCCCGATTTCAGGACGATGTGCGAGATCAGCGCGACGACGTCGGTCGAAGTGTCCAGCCGCCAGGCTTCCGGCTGCTCGAAAATGTCCTTGAGAGCCTCGGCGACGCTGGCCGCACCATCCGACAGAAAGAAGACGACGAAGATGTAAATCGCGAGCGTCGAGGCGAATACCGTCACCTCGCGGGAAAATGGGACATTACCCTTGTCGGCGGCATCGGAGAGCTTCTTCTCCGATGGCGCCTCGGTCTTGCTGTCTTTGTCCTGATCTTCCGACATGAAACAGGAAGCTCCCGGCGATTTCCCGATCGAACGTCACCCGACCTACAGCGGCGCGCGTCTTATCGGACGCGCAAAGGACGCTGTAGCGCTTTGAACTGCTGCATGCTTTGTTCTTAGATCGGCTACGATTTAAGAAAACATGCAGTAGCAAGCCTGCGGCGATGCTCTTGAGCTGTCGTGAACCGGGAAGCTCTGACGCGCAAGGGTCTGGCGACGCCGGCAGGGCCGAGTCAACAGGAATTATGGAGTCGCGGCAGGCCTCAGGCGGCCTCCGCTTCCTTGTCCTTGAGCTCCAGCTGTCCGCTGGCGGCGAGGCGGATCGCCTCCTGCGTGATCGACCGTCTGGCGATCGCGATGTCGCGGGGGTTGATACCTGCGTCGCCGACAGCCAGATCCGATTCGATCATGCGGCGCTGGCGGGCGCCGATCGACGCGAGAACCGATTCGCGCAGTTCCGGCGCCGAGCCGCGAAGTGCCATCGTGATGATATCGGTGGAGACATCGTTGAACAGCTGAACGCGGCTTCTCTGCGGCATGAAGAGAATGTCGTCGAAGAGGAAAATCTTCGGCCGGACCTTCTTGGCCGAGTCGGTGTTGATCGTCTCGAGCGAGGCGAGCAGCGTGTCCACCTGTCCCTTTTCGAGTTCGTTCATGACCTCGGCGATCTTGGCCGGTCCGGGCGAGTTGCGCTCGGCTTCCATCTCGTCGATCATTTCCATCACGCGCGCCTCGATGATGGCGGCCGCCTTCGGGCTCACGTTCTTAATGTTGACGGCACGGTTGAGGATATCGGGCCGTTGTGTTTCAGAAAGCTGTAACAGCACCTTGGCGCCGAAGCTCGAAGGCATCATCGACAGGACGTACGCAATCGTCTGCGGGTGTTCCTTGGCGAGCGACTGGGCAACGAGGATCGGATCGCACTCCTGCAGACGATCCCAGATATTTGCTTCGTAGGTCTGGAAGGTGGCGCGGCGGCCGAGCAGGCCATCGACCTCGTCGGGGGTCAGCCCTTCTTCGAGAATGCTTTCGATCGCCCGGGCATTGTCCATCAGGCCAGCACCTTCGGTGAAGAGGTCCTCGAACTCATTGACGAGCGCTTCGAGTTCGTGGGGAGGGATGGCGCGGAGTGATTGCGCCGCGGCGATGATCGCCTGGAGCTCGCTCTGGGTGAAGAACTTCAAGAGCTTCCCGGCCACGGACTTGCCCATGGCAAGCAATACGGCGGCCGCCTTGTCTGTCTGGCTCAGCGGATGTGCCGGCGTCTGTGCCCCGAAACTTTCGAAATCCATCATGGATTTATCCCTCGCCCACTCATTGGGCCTATGCGCTCTTGCTGCCCTTAATCTCGATGAGCTTGACGCCGAAACGTGTCACGTCGCCCTCGAGCACGGTAATTTCGCCACGACCGATCACCCGGCCATTGACCATGATTTCGACCGGTTCCCCGATCTTGCGGTCGAGCGCGATCGTCGCGCCCTCGGCCAGGCCCATGAGCCCGGAAACCTGCATCCGGCTGGTACCGAGTACGATCTGGACATCGATCGGGATGTCCATGATCAGATCGAGATT includes:
- the fliG gene encoding flagellar motor switch protein FliG; this translates as MMDFESFGAQTPAHPLSQTDKAAAVLLAMGKSVAGKLLKFFTQSELQAIIAAAQSLRAIPPHELEALVNEFEDLFTEGAGLMDNARAIESILEEGLTPDEVDGLLGRRATFQTYEANIWDRLQECDPILVAQSLAKEHPQTIAYVLSMMPSSFGAKVLLQLSETQRPDILNRAVNIKNVSPKAAAIIEARVMEMIDEMEAERNSPGPAKIAEVMNELEKGQVDTLLASLETINTDSAKKVRPKIFLFDDILFMPQRSRVQLFNDVSTDIITMALRGSAPELRESVLASIGARQRRMIESDLAVGDAGINPRDIAIARRSITQEAIRLAASGQLELKDKEAEAA
- the flhB gene encoding flagellar biosynthesis protein FlhB gives rise to the protein MSEDQDKDSKTEAPSEKKLSDAADKGNVPFSREVTVFASTLAIYIFVVFFLSDGAASVAEALKDIFEQPEAWRLDTSTDVVALISHIVLKSGALLVPIFVLLIIFGVGSSIFQNLPRPVLDRIQPKMNRISPAVGFKRIYGVQGLVEFGKSLFKIVVVSTIVVLVLWNDYFATLDLMFSDPVTIFTAMTSDLKQIMIVVLLATAVLAIVDLFWTRHHWYTELMMTKQEVKEELKQSQGDPIVKSRLRSIQRDRARKRMISSVPRATLVIANPTHYAVALRYVREENDAPVVVAMGQDLVALKIRELAEKNGIPVFEDPPLARSMFAQVSADSVIPPVFYKAVAELIHRVYAAQPQQKRVT
- the visN gene encoding transcriptional regulator VisN — translated: MDISQAGAVWPLQTAAPHRSGREISKEQLIQRLAETAERGGVANALAALTDYVGATHYLLARHELSQDGGLDSVVCSDWPFDVVRRLAGIVMGLNAKTTELEKCLAVLQPCFHTMPDDIDLTRGVSREYCAVAFNVGRTRFSLMLLFPADVILSQVGLRDIALLAAYVASLKTSVDARQERECELTEREIECLFWIAEGKTSEEIAVILGISRNTINNYITSVMRKTATRTRSEAIAHAVRNNLV
- the visR gene encoding transcriptional regulator VisR; its protein translation is MVHFVTGSRPDDDGRLARNGRAARAATLVTRLQAMQRLINARNFAVLRVNGRGTAAARKLTCALHNWGTACEANARELIGVYGEELLAHLDRSLLPVLWDGLGEHHAAEAADFRPFVQRLPGRKLACSGIAFPVRLGAQGNGYVVFTGSYIDASSEQVVDLHAQSCHIMTDMLAADERRLFQAEALSDREIACLQMAGDGHISEEIAEKMGLSVHTVNAYLGAATTKLDSVNRIQAIAKAIRLGYIS